GAAATAATAGTCTCGCGGACTGTTTTTATCTGAATCCGATAATCACCGTATGGCAGTCTCCAGTTGCCTCCGGCTTTCTCTTTATTTCTGATACGGAAGCCCTTCAGGGTTCCACATCGGATAAGATCTGAACTCCTGTGCGCTGATTTTAAGCGCAGGATGAACTAAGATGATGACAAGTAATGCCATCGTCTGTTTAAGTTTATTCATTTATTTAGATGTTCTTGTTCTTTAAAATAACTGAACCGGTTGTGGCATCTTCAGCCGCGGCGGGCTGCTGCCAAAGGGATAAAATAAAACCATCGGGAAACAGGATTTCCCGTATAGCAAGCATAAATGCTATTTTTTTCTATCTTTGTGCCGTTTGACTAAAGACGATATAGTCTCGCGGACTGTTTCCAACTTTAATCAAATATTCGCCGGATAGCAATCTCCAGTTGCCTTCCGGTTTTCTTTTTTTACTGGCTGATGGTCAGTTTATTCCCATCCAGTAAATATTTTATTCCTGCATTGGAAAGCAGTTCCAGGACCTCTGAAAGTTTCAGGCTCCGCTGTATTTGCCCCTCGAACTGTTTATGGGGAATTTCGCCGGCATAGTGTACATCCACATCATACCACCTGGCTATTTGTCGCATAACAGTTTGTATGTCGGCATGCTCAAAATCAAAATATCCCGATACCCATGCGATACTTGCATCGGCATTGACAGTTTTCACTTTGCCCGCGGTATACTGTTCACTTGGTTTGAGCACTACTTTACGATTTATTTCAATACTGCCTTCCACAAGGGTGATCCGGCTTGCCGGCTCGTTGCGATAAGCATTAATATTGAATTTCGTACCGATGTCACGGATTTCATCCGTACCTGTTTTGACAATAAATGGTTTGGCATCATCGTGTACAACTTCTATATACACCTCTCCCGTAACATCCACTATGCGCTCCTTTTCACTGAATACAGCCGGGAACCGGATAGAAGAACCTGCATTCAGCCATACTTTAGTACCATCGCTCAATTGCAATTGCTGTTGCCTGCCGGCAGGAGTGCTTACTGTTGCATATGTTTCGGAGATCTCCGC
The genomic region above belongs to Chitinophaga sp. 180180018-3 and contains:
- a CDS encoding FecR family protein, translated to MDNEYLRLLFEKYIQKTATAEEREALLQHIAQLGDDDVILKQISDEVHLPEHLPGRMPENASRQVLEAIFKLGDQPAALKGRVIDMQALALWNRKGLRYAAAAMLIFMMISAGWYFFPVKRSKDAPAMLTESRVIRDAMPGKSGALLTLSNGKSFLLDTLGDGTITGGLVKASGVVTVNGAEISETYATVSTPAGRQQQLQLSDGTKVWLNAGSSIRFPAVFSEKERIVDVTGEVYIEVVHDDAKPFIVKTGTDEIRDIGTKFNINAYRNEPASRITLVEGSIEINRKVVLKPSEQYTAGKVKTVNADASIAWVSGYFDFEHADIQTVMRQIARWYDVDVHYAGEIPHKQFEGQIQRSLKLSEVLELLSNAGIKYLLDGNKLTISQ